The DNA segment cacatagacaggacaggacatagaCAGGAGAGGACATACTATTCATGATGCacttcacacagacaggacaggacatactGTTCATGATGCACTTCACATAGACAGGACATACTATTCATGATGCACttcacatagacaggacaggacatactATTCATGATGCACttcacatagacaggacaggacGTACTATTCATGATGCACttcacatagacaggacaggacatactATTCATGATGCACttcacatagacaggacaggacGTACTATTCATGATGCacttcacacagacaggacaggacatactATTCATGATGCACttcacatagacaggacaggacatactGTTCANNNNNNNNNNNNNNNNNNNNNNNNNNNNNNNNNNNNNNNNNNNNNNNNNNNNNNNNNNNNNNNNNNNNNNNNNNNNNNNNNNNNNNNNNNNNNNNNNNNNNNNNNNNNNNNNNNNNNNNNNNNNNNNNNNNNNNNNNNNNNNNNNNNNNNNNNNNNNNNNNNNNNNNNNNNNNNNNNNNNNNNNNNNNNNNNNNNNNNNNGAGGTGATGTGAGCCCTCTACCACCTGTAACCCAAGTACCTGAGGTGAGCCCTCTACCGCCTGCGACCCAAGTACCTGAGGTGAGCCCTCTACCGCCTGCGACCCAAGTACCTGAGGTGAGCCCTCTACCACCTGTAACCCAAGTACCTGAGGTGAGCCCTCTACCACCTGCAACCCAAGTACCTGAGGTGAGCCCTGTACCGCCTGTAACCCAAGTACCTGAGGTGAGCCCTCTACCGCCTGCAACCCAAGCACCTGAGGTGAGCCCTCTACCGCCTGCAACCCAAGTACCTGAGGTGAGCCCTCTACCGCCTGCAACCCAAGTACCTGAGGTGAGCCCTCTACCGCCTGCACCCAAGTACCTGAGGTGAGCCCTCTACCGCCTGCGACCCAAGCACCTGAGGTGAGCCCTCTACCGCCTGCGACCCAAGCACCTGAGGTGAGCCCTCTACCGCCTGCGACCCAAGTACCTGAGGTGAGCCCTCTACCGCCTGCCCAAGTACCTGAGGTGAGCCCTCTACCGCCTGTAACCCAAGTACCTGAGGTGAGCCCTCTACCGCCTGCGACCCAAGTACCTGAGGTGAGCCCTCTACCGCCTGCGACCCAAGTACCTGAGGTGAGCCCTCTACCGCCTGCGACCCAAGTACCTGAGGTGAGCCTCTACCGCCTACCCAAGCCTGAGGTGAGCCCTCTACCGCCTGCAAAGTACCTGAGGTGAGCCCTCTACTCCCAAACACCTGAGGTGAGCCCTGCCGCCTGCAAAGTACCAAGTACCTGAGGTGAGCCCTCTACCGCCTGCGACCCAAGTACCTGAGGTGAGCCCCTCTACCCAAGCTGAGGTGAGCCCTCTACCGCCTGCGACCCAAGTACCTGAGGTGAGCCCTCTACCGCCTGCGACCCAAGAGGTACCTGAGGTGAGCCCTCTACCTACCTGCGACCCAAGTACCTGAGGTGAGCCCTGCGACTACCTGAGGTGAGCTGCGACCCAACCCAAACACCTGAGGTGAGCCCTCTACCGCCTGCGACCCAAGTACCTGAGGTGAGCCCTCTACCGCCTGCGACCCAAGTACCTGAGGTGAGCCCTCTACCGCCTGCGACCCAAGTACCTGAGGTGAGCCCTCTACCGCCTGCGACCCAAGTACCTGAGGTGAGCGCTGTACCTGCGACCCAAGCCTGCCTGACCCAAGTACCTGAGGTGAGCCCTCTACCGCCTGCGACCCAAGTACCTGAGGTGAGCCCTCTACCGCCTGCGACCCAAGTACCTGAGGTGAGCCCTCTACCGCCTGCGACCCAAGTACCTGAGGTGAGCCCTCTACCGCCTGCGACCCAAGTACCTGAGGTGAGCCCTCTACCGCCTGCGACCCAAGTACCTGAGGTGAGCCCTGCAACCCAAGTACCTGAGGTGAGCGCCCTGCGACCCAAGTACCTGAGGTGAGCCCTCTGCGACCCAAGTACCTGAGGTGAGCCTGCCTGCGACCCAAGTACCTGAGGTGAGCCCTCTACCGCCTGCGACCCAAGTACCTGAGGTGAGCCCTCTACCGCCTGTAACCCAAGTACCTGAGGTGAGCCCTCTACCGCCTGTAACCCAAGTACCTGAGGTGAGCCCTCTACCGCCTGCGACCCAAGTACCTGAGGTGAGCCCTCTACCGCCTGCGACCCAAGAGCCCTCTACCCCAAACACCTGAGGTGAGCCCTCTACCGCCTGCGACCCAAGCACCTGAGGTGAGCCTCTACCACCTGCGACCCAAGCACCTGAGGTGAGCCCTCTACCGCCTGCGACCCAAGCACCTGAGGTGAGCCTCTACCACCTGCGACCCAAGCACCTGAGGTGAGCCCTCTACCACCTGCCACCTGTAACCCAAATGCAACTGACCTGAGTGAGCCCTCTACCGCCTGCGAACCCAAGCACCTGAGGTGAGCCCTCTACCACCTGCGACCCAAGCACCTGAGGTGAGCCCTCTACCGCCTGCGACCCAAGCACCTGAGGTGAGCCCTCTACCGCCTGCGACCCAAGGCAACAATACACACTGATCTGATTACAGACACAAAGTGTGAAATGGCTTGGCTAGGTTTATTATCAGTTCACTTGACAAGCAACAATACACACTTATCTGATTACAGACACAAAGTGTGAAATGGCTTGGCTAGGTTTATTATCAGTTCACTTGACAAGCAACAATACACACTTATCTGATTACAGACACAAAGTGTGAAATGGCTTGGCTAGGTTTATTATCAGTTCACTTGACAAGCAACAAGACACACTTATCTGATTACAGACACAAAGTGTGAAATGGCTTGGCTAGGTTTATTATCAGTTCACTTGACAAGCCACAAGACACACTTACCGTATCTGATTACAGACACAAAGTGTGAAATGGCTTGGCTAGGTTTATTATCAGTTCACTTGACAAGCAACAATACACACTTATCTGATTACAGACACAAAGTGTGAAATGGTTTGGCTGGGTTTATTATCAGTTCACTTGACAAGCAACAATACACACTTATCCGATTACAGACACAAAGTGTGAAATGGCTTGGCTAGGTTTATTATCAGTTCACTTGAC comes from the Gigantopelta aegis isolate Gae_Host chromosome 14, Gae_host_genome, whole genome shotgun sequence genome and includes:
- the LOC121388336 gene encoding collagen alpha-2(IX) chain-like codes for the protein MLNYVISITWLMHHLADGKFMCADKLMLNYVISITWLMISVYCCLGSQAVEGSPQVLGSQAVEGSPQVLGSQVVEGSPQVLGFAGGRGLTQGSPQVLGSQAVEGSPQVLGSQAVEGSPQVLGSQAVEGSPQVLGSQAVEGSPQVLGSQAVEGSPQVLGSGRLGSQVQRSPQVLGSQAVEGSPQVLGSQAVEGSPQVLGSQAVEGSPQVLGSQAVEGSPQVFGLGRSSPQAVEGSPQAWVGGRGSPQVLGSQAVEGSPQVLGSQAVEGSPQVLGSQAVEGSPQVLGLQAVEGSPQVLGQAVEGSPQVLGSQAVEGSPQVLGSQAVEGSPQVLGSQAVEGSPQVLGCRR